One genomic segment of Synechocystis sp. LKSZ1 includes these proteins:
- a CDS encoding TIGR03792 family protein produces the protein MVIEWLKFHVPPTLQMYFVEQDLAHWTQALSTQPGFVSKEVWLNPAQSDEIVLIIRWRTRQQWKAICPNLLAQIEANFCQAVGADNYCMVEAGEYEIHKLPHLHVTAPRAESETPLGTAG, from the coding sequence ATGGTAATTGAGTGGTTAAAATTTCACGTCCCACCGACCCTACAGATGTATTTTGTGGAACAGGATTTGGCCCACTGGACTCAGGCCCTGTCTACTCAACCTGGCTTTGTCAGCAAGGAAGTCTGGCTTAATCCAGCCCAGTCCGATGAAATTGTTCTGATTATTCGTTGGCGTACCCGTCAGCAATGGAAGGCGATTTGTCCGAACCTTTTGGCCCAGATCGAGGCCAATTTTTGCCAAGCAGTGGGAGCCGATAACTACTGCATGGTAGAGGCGGGAGAATACGAAATCCATAAACTTCCCCACCTCCATGTCACGGCCCCTAGAGCTGAATCTGAAACTCCCCTAGGGACGGCTGGCTAG
- the rfbC gene encoding dTDP-4-dehydrorhamnose 3,5-epimerase yields MHVIPTKIPDAVILEPKVYEDERGFFLESYNEKTLAKSLGFAPHFVQDNHSHSRQGVLRGLHYQITSPQGKLVRVVTGEVLDVAVDLRRSSPTFGQWASCVLSAENKRQFWIPEGFAHGFLVLSPSADFLYKTTNYYCAEAERTIRWDDPDLAIDWQCPVPPILSQKDQQGQWFKSAEVFV; encoded by the coding sequence ATGCATGTCATTCCCACTAAGATTCCAGATGCTGTAATTTTAGAGCCTAAAGTCTATGAAGATGAGCGGGGCTTTTTTTTAGAAAGCTACAATGAAAAAACCTTAGCCAAGTCCCTTGGATTTGCCCCTCATTTTGTGCAAGATAATCACTCCCATTCTCGCCAGGGAGTACTGAGGGGCCTGCATTACCAAATTACCTCCCCCCAAGGAAAGCTGGTGAGAGTTGTGACAGGAGAAGTTCTTGATGTAGCCGTTGATCTACGTCGCTCTTCTCCAACCTTTGGCCAGTGGGCCAGTTGTGTTTTAAGCGCTGAAAATAAGCGACAATTCTGGATTCCTGAGGGTTTTGCCCATGGTTTTCTAGTACTCTCTCCCAGCGCTGATTTTCTCTATAAAACCACTAACTACTATTGTGCAGAGGCTGAACGTACGATTCGCTGGGATGATCCGGATTTGGCCATTGATTGGCAATGCCCAGTTCCCCCGATTCTGTCGCAGAAAGACCAACAGGGCCAATGGTTTAAAAGTGCCGAGGTCTTTGTGTAG